In the genome of Paraburkholderia azotifigens, the window CAGGCAAGCGGTGGAAGAAGCGCCGGCTGCGCCTGGCAGCGGCACGGGTGCAGGGCCTGGCGCTATCAAGGCGATTCCCGCGGTGCGGGCGCTTGCCCGCAAGCTGGACATCGATCTCGCCATGGTGGCGCCTTCCGGGCCGGATGGCGTCGTCACGGCGGCCGACGTGCAACGGGCGGCAAAGCTGCTCGCGGAGCTCGAGCCGCCTGAAGTGCTGCGCGGCGTGCGTCGCGCGATGGCGCAGAACATGGCGCGGGCCCAGAGCGAAGTGGCGGCCGCGACCGTTATCGACGACGCCGACATTCACGCATGGTCTCCCCATACCGATGTGACCATCCGCCTGATTCGCGCGCTGGTGGCCGGGTGCCGCGCGGAGCGGGGACTGAATGCGTGGTTCGACGGCAGAATGGCGCGGCGCCATGTGATGGAGAAGATCGATGTCGGCATTGCCGTCGATTTGCCGGATGGCTTGTTCGTGCCGGTGCTGCGCGATGTCGCGCATCGGGACGCAGCCGGTCTGCGCGCCGGACTTGACAGGATGCGCGCCGATATTCGCGCACGCAAGATTCCGCCTGAAGAAATGCGTGGCAACACGATCACATTGTCGAACTTCGGCATGATTGCCGGTAAATATGCAGCTCCCGTGGTTGTGCCGCCCACGGTTGCCATTCTTGGCGCCGGGCGGATACATGACCAGGTCGTGGCGCACGAGGGGGTGCCCGCCGTGCACAGGATTTTGCCGCTGAGCCTGACATTCGACCACCGGGTTGTCACGGGCGGAGAGGCTGCGCGCTTTCTCGCCGCAGTCATCCAGGATCTCGAATTGGCGCAATAGCCGTTTTTCACGGTCTGCTCGCCAGAATTGCGATGGCCCGTGGCGTGCGCGCACCGGCATTTGCGATTTTCTTGCCATTCGACCTGCCACGGTTGCGTCATCTGCGCGCATCCTGCGTGCAAGCCGAGGCATTCACGAGGGCTTACCCGCTGGGGAAAAATTCCGCTCTCTTTCGCACACTCATTCCTGCGATAAGCAACTAGAGTTGAGTTGTTGAGGATCATCCGGCACGTTGGCCCCGCCAATGTCTGATTGCTGTCGCACGGTGTGAACGTCATGAAAAACTACCTCGGCGCGCTACTGGTCGCCTCGGCGCCGTTTCTCGCGTGGGCTGAAACGCCATTCCTCCATTCACGCAGCGCAATCGTGTACGACGTTGCGCGCGACCAGGTCCTGCTGGAAAAGAACGCCGACGACGCGCGGCCGATCGCATCGCTCACGAAGCTGATGACGGCGATGGTCGTGCTGGACAGCGCCCTGTCGATGAGAGACACGTTGACCGTCAACGACGATGACATCGACAGGCTCAAGCATTCGGGGTCCCGCATCCCGATCGGTGCGTCGCTCGAACGGGGAGAGCTGCTGCGCCTTGCGCTCATGTCGTCCGAGAACCGCGCGGCGTCGGCGCTATCGCGTGCGTTCCCGGGTGGCCAGCCGGCGTTCATCCGGAAGATGAACGAAAAGGCGCGCGCGATGCATATGGCCAATACGCACTTCGATGATCCAACCGGTCTTTCGCCGGACAATTCCTCGACGGCACGCGACGTCGTCAAGATGGCGGCCGCCGCGGCGCACTATCCATTGATCGGCGAATACACGACGCTTCTCCGTTACGAAGAGGCGATCGGCACGAGGACGCGGTTCTATCACAACACCGACCCGATAGTCCGCTTGGCCGATTGGGACGTTCTGGTCGCAAAGACCGGCTATATCCGCGAGGCGGGACGCTGCATCGTGGTCGATGCCAACATGCCAAATGGCGAGGTGATGATTGCGCTGCTCGGGGCGCAAACATCGCGGGCGCGCTCCGCCGATCTCGTCACGATACGCCGATGGCTGAACGGCGACGAAACGCCCGTCGTCGAGCCGCGCTATCACACAAGCGTCCGGCTGCATCATCTCCATCCGATGCTCGCGCATTCGCACCGCGTCGGGGTGCGATTCACATCGTATGGGACAGGTTCGGGGTCCGCGCACCGGCAGACCGTCAAGCACCATGCCGGCAAGAGGGAGCACCACTCGCCTGTTGCCACCTGAGGTAAGTGACATCCGCGCCGATGCCTGAGTGCCCGCCTGCGCGGAAGACGTCTCGTTTTCATCTGGATGTCGAGGACCGGTGATCGGCGGATCGCATAAACTACAGAAGCAGTGGACGCGGCCATTCCCGCGCCGACCCAGCCATGGCGCACATCTTCTTCGCCGCTTCGATTCAACGGCATATCGCAACACCCGAGCGCGAGATCGATGCGCGCACGCTCGGCGAAGTGCTTGAGGCGGTGTTTGCTGAGCAGCCTCGACTGCGCGGCTACATACTTGACGACCAGGGCTCACTGCGGCGGCATCTCGCCATTTTTGTCGACGGCCGGCCGGTGCGCGATCGACACCATCTGTCCGACGCGCTCGGCGAGGAAAGCCGGGTTTATGTCGTACAGGCGCTGTCGGGTGGATAGGCGGGTTCCATCCGTACCCGAACTCCCAGAGTCAGCGCTGAAGCGCCACCTCCCGCCGAGAGGAGATCCCGGGCATGAGCGATCGATTGCTTGTCGCAACCCGCAAGGGGCTGTTCGTTCTGCAAGCCGACGGCAAGGGCGGCTGGAAGCTGGGTGAACCGTATTTCGTCGGCGAGCCGGTGAGTATGGTGCTGCCCGATCCGCGCGACGGATCACTCTATGCCGCGCTCAATCTGGGCCACTTCGGCGTGAAGCTGCATCGCCGGCGCGCCGGCATGGCCGACTGGGGCGAGTGCGCGGTCCCCGTCTACCCGCCGCAGCCTGCCGGCGAGACGCACACGGACGACGGCCCGGGCGCGAGTGCGGACACCGGCGCGGACAATGTGAGCGCCGCTGCGCCCAGCCCGCCCGTCCCTGCCTGGACGCTTCAGCAAATCTGGTCGCTGGAAACCGGCGGTCCGGATGAGCCCGGCGTCTTGTGGGCTGGCACGATTCCAGGCGGGCTCTTCCGTTCCCAGGATGGCGGCGACACATGGGCGCTCAACCGCGCGCTGTGGGATCGCCCGGAGCGCCGTGAATGGTTCGGAGGCGGCTATGACGCCCCGGGTATCCATTCCGTCATGGTTGATCCGCGCGACAGCCGGCACGTGACGATCGGTGTGTCGTGCGGCGGCGTCTGGCAAACCCTCGACGGCGGCGCGACGTGGCGCTTGACTGCCGTGGGCATGGAGGCCGACTACATGCCGCCGGAGCGGCGCGGCGATGCCAATGTGCAAGATCCGCACCGTGTAGTGCAATGCGCGGCAAATCCAGATGCGCTGTGGACGCAGCATCACTGCGCAATCTTCCGCTCGACCGACGGCGCGGCGCACTGGCAGCGCATCGAAGCACAGCCGTCGAGCTTCGGCTTCGCGGTTGCCGTGCATCCGCGGGAGCCGGACACCGCGTGGTTCGTGCCCGCGGTGAAAGACGAGTGCCGTGTCCCGGTGGACGGCCGGTTCGTCGTCACACGCACCCGCGATGGAGGCCGCACGTTCGACTGTTTCTCGCGCGGGTTGCCGCCAGCGCCCGCGTATGACCTCGTGTATCGGCACGGGCTCGCCGTAGATGACTCCGGCATACAACTCGCGATGGGGTCGACAACCGGCTCGCTATGGACGTCCGGCGACGGCGGCGAAAGCTGGCAATTGATTTCAGCGCATTTGCCGCCCGTTTATTGTGTCCGGTTTGGATGAGCGCGAGAAGCGTGTCAGTAACCCACCCGTCATCAGAAAAACACTGAAGATCACGATCAAAACTATGAGATTGCTTGGTCGACGCGCTTCAGCCGTAGTTATTACGAGCAGGTGTGTTGCAGTCGTCGATAACCGCGTGAATAGCAACTCGTGAAAACATCAACCATTGCCCATCCATTGCGCGCCATGCTGGCTGAGGAATTGCATGCTCGCCCTTTCCTGAAGCTGGCCGAGTCTGCAGCCCTCACGCACTATGCGATTTGCGCCTGTTGGCCAGCAATCGAGGTCCGGGCGCGCATGATGCCTGCGATGCCGAAGTGACGTAGCAGTGTGCGTGAAGGTGAATGTCGGCGACCGCCTCAAAGCCGCCATTGAAGTCCCGCTGATCCGAAGGGCGGGTTGGGGGCGGTTTCACTCACTCGCCAGAGTAGCTGCTGCCGTACGAGCTTGCTGTGTGACCAATGACTGGTCTGAACGGTTAATCGGCCACCGGGCATCGTTAGTTCGACCTCAGCTACGGCCGGCCACCGGACCGAGAGGAAGGAGCCGGCAGCAGCTCGGGCGAGTCGAGCGCGAGGCGGCTCCCCACAACAGCTACGCGTCCATCCAGCTGACATGTGCGCTCACCACGCGCCATCCCTCCTGCGTTCTGATCCAGGTCTGGCTCTGCCTGCCGATACGCGGCTCGTTACCGCGCCGAAACTCGATGTTGGCGACCGCAAACGAATCGCCATAAGTAGTAACGACACGCGCCAGGACAGTCCGCGCGAGCCCCTTGCCGGGGCGCGCGGCGCGAAACGCACGGATCGCGTCGTACCCGTACAGGTTTTCCGTTGCGCCGTATCGGAGCGTGTGCGGCGAATCGAAGAACAGCGTGTCGAGCATGGCGACGTCGTTGGTGACGAGAGCCTGCTCGTACATGTCGAAGGCCGCGTTGACCTCGGCGAGCACGTCGGGCCGGTTGATGTCGTTCATCGCTGCGCTCCCGCATGGGCGGCCAGCTCGCTGAACGGCGGCAGAGGAGACACGGCAACCCGTGCGGCTTCGAGACGCCGCGCCGCTTCGAACGCGAGATCTTCGCGCCAGGGCGCCGCGATCAGTTGCACGCCAACAGGCAGCCCGCCGCGCGTTCGCATCGGGGCCGCAACGACAGGCAAGCCCAGACATGAAACAGGCTGCGTCAACATGCCCAGATTGGGCCTCACCGCGAGCCGCTCGCCGTTGACCTCCATGAACTCTTCGCCGATGCGCGGCGCGACGACAGGCGTGGCCGGCGCGATCAGCACGTCATAACGCTCGAAGAGTTCGAGCACGCGGCGCCGCAACGCCGCGCGCACGCGCTGCGCCTGCACGATCCACGCAGCGGGCAGCAGCGCACCCGCTATCAGCCGATCGCGCGATAACGGCTCGCGAGCGCCATAGTGCGTGCGAAGGTTCTCCATGTGCAGTTGACCGCCTTCAGCGGCAGTGATCAGAAACGCTGCACCGCGTGCCGCGTCGGCGTCCGGATACTCGACTGTGTGCGTGGCCGAAAGCGCATGCGCGGCGGCATGCGAGGCTTCGCGCGCATCATCGTTTGCGTGGGTGTCGAAATAACCGCCGAGACGCGCAACGCGTAGCGGGCCGGGAAGGGTGTCAACGGATTCGAACCCGCGCTGCGCACAGGCCGGGTCGAGCGCGTCCGTGCCTTGCAGCGCACCGTAGACGGCCGCGAGGTCATCTACGCTGCGTGCGAAAGCGCCCATGTGATCGAGGCTCGCGACGAACGGCCAGGTGCCGTGCCGCGACAGGCGACCATAGGTGGGCTTGACGCCGAACACGCCGCACAGCGAAGCGGGCACGCGCACTGAGCCATTTGTGTCGGTGCCGAGCGTGAGCGGCACGAAGCCTGCCGCGACGGCCGCCGCGCTGCCGCCCGACGACCCGCCCGCCGAGCGCGTCAGGTCGTGCGGATTGCGGCACGGTCCAGCGTGATGGTTCTCGGTCGTGAAGCCGTATGCGAACTCGTCCATATTGAGCGCGCCGACGAGGATCGCCCCCTGCGCGCACAGGCGTTCGACGAGGGTCGCATCTGCGGCGGCGGGCGGTGCGCCTGCCAGCACGCGCGAACCGGCAAGCGTCGTCACCCCCGAGATATCGAACAGATTCTTCGCCGCAAACGGAACGCCAGCCAGCGGCGGCAAGTTGTGGCCGCTGGCGCGGCGGGCATCGAGCGTGTCGGCTTCGGCGAGTGCGCGTTCGCGCGTGACGGTGGTGAATGCGTTGACCTGCGTGTCGTAGGCGTCGATACGCGCAAGCGTCGCTTCGATCAACTCGCGTGCGCTGAACGCACCCTGGGCATACGCCCGCGCGATGGAGAGGGCGCTTTCGGCGCCGCTGCTATAGGGTGTCATGGGCGATATACCGGAGCGGGTTCGTCATTCGTGTCGAGGGGATAGGCGAGTACAGGCGCTGCAAGCTGCGCGATGCGCGCGAACTGGGCCTTCACCTGCGTGGCGGCTTCGGCGGGAAGCACCGGGAAATGGAGTGCGAGCGCGGCGTCGACGTAGCGGTCGAGTGCGGTGTCGAAGGAAGAGGCCATGGCGTTTCCGTTCAGGAAAGAGTGGGGAAGAGTTCGCGCGCGCGAGCGATCAACGCGCGGTCGCTGCCGCGAGGCCCGATCAGCGACAGCGCGAGCGGACGTTCGCTGTCGTTGACGACGGGCACGCTGACTTGAGGCAAGCCTGCGAACGCGGCGATCGTGTTCATGGTGAGCGCGTCGCGATAGAACGCGTCGATCAATTCAGGCCTTTCCTGTTTGCTCAACAGCGAACGCGGCGTGGTCGGCAGCACGATCAGCGCGTCGCCCACGATGCGCTCGATGCGCTGCGCGAACGCTTCGCGCATCACGCGACAGCGTTCGACTTCGGCGGCGTCATGCGTCTTCAGGCGCGCGAAGCGTGCCGCGATGTCGGCGCCGAAGCGCGGCGCGTTCGCGTCGATCCACGCGCCCAGCGACGCAGCGATCGAATCGTCCTGCAATTGCTGGTACACATGCAGCCAGCGCGATCGCTCACCCGCGAAGACTTCGACTTCGTCGCGCGTGGGGCAGAGATCGCGCAGGCGCTGTGCATCGTCGGGCTCGTTAGCTGCGCGGGCCTCGAATGCTTCCGTGCAATGTACGAGGGGCGAAGGCGCCTCCACGGCAGGCGCTCCATCGAGCAATACGTCCGCGACGCGCGCGAGCATCTCGCCCGTGCGCGCAAACCAGCCGACCGTGTCGAAGCGCGGCGCAAACGGCAACACGCCTTCGAGCGCCACGGCATCATAGGACGGCCGGATGCCCCAGAGCCCGCAGAACGCGGCAGGCACACGCACCGAGCCGCCTGTGTCGGTGCCGAGCGCGAAGTCCACGTCATTGCTCGCGACGGCTGACGCCGAGCCGCTCGACGAACCGCCCGGCAACGCCTGTGGCCAGCGCGGATTGAGCGGCGTGCCGTAATGCGCGTTCACGCCTTCGAGGCTGTAGGCGAGTTCATCCGTGATGGTCTTGCCGTCCACGCTCGCGCCTGCCGCCAGCAGCCGGGCGACGCAGGGCGCGTGACGCGGCGCGGGCCCATGCGTGGCGAGCCAGTCGGGATTGCCGCCGCCGGTCGTTGCACCGGCAACGTCGATCAGATCCTTGACGGCAAAACGCAAGCCGTCGAGCGGGCCGCTCATCGTCGCGCCGACCTGCAAGCGCGCGCCTGGAATGAACGCGCTCATGCGGCGGCCTCTTCGAGCGCAGTGCCGAATTGCAGCGAATCCGCGACGAAGCCGAAGCACTTCTTCACGTTCCAGATGCTCGCCTCCGTGCAGAACGCGGGCGACGAGGTCGCGCAGCAATCGCTCAGCATCACGCAGCCATAGCCGAGGAAGTTGGCATCGGTGAGGGTGTGCATCACGCACTGATCGGTATTGACGCCCGCGAAGAACACAGTACGCGTGCCGAGATTGCGCAGGATGCTGTCGAGCGGCGTGTCCCAGAAGCCGCTGATGCGGTACTTGTCCACGCAGATGTCTTGCGGCTCGATCTTCAGTTCGTCGACCACGGCGGCGGCCCAGGAATCTTTCTCGAGCACCCGCGCGCCATGCTCCGGCAAGGGCTCGCCGAGGCCAATGCCGGTGCCTGTCGGCTTGTAGAGATGAAGCTGGTTAGGCGGCATGTTGGCCAGATCGGGCCGGTTGCCCCAGTTGACCCAGATCACCGGCACGCCACTGTTGCGCACCACGGGAAGCAGGCGCTGCAACGGTGCAATCGGCGCGCGATCAGCACCGAAATCGCCCCCGATGTGATCGACCCACCCGCCTTTGGTGCAGAAGTCGTTCTGCATGTCGATGATCACAAGCGCCGATCTCCCAATGTCGAAGCGCACTTTTTGCGGCTCGGAATCGAGCACCGCAATGCGCGGCCTGGGTGTCGGCGCGGCCATGTCGACGAGCGTTTCGGTGGCGGTCCAGCGCGTGTGAGCGAAGGCGCCGAGTGTGCCTTCCGTCCTTGCCTGGTCTGGGTTTGCAGCGAGGTTCATGGAGTTCTCCGGAGCGTGTTGCGGGTGTTGTTCGAACGTCGATCGAGGACTGCCGTGCATGGTGTCCGCCCAATCAACCGGACGGCGGCCACCTGGCGTTTCGGGCGCGACGGATCGCGCATTGGCATCGAAGTTGCAACGTGCATTTCAGTCATGAATAACCTACTTACCGAAATTCAACGCAAAAGGAGTGCCAATGATGGTCAGTTCACAACAGGCATCGCGTGCGAGACTGCGCCGCCATCTCGTGTCCCGCTGCCTCGTCGCGGCGGGGATCGTCGCGCTCGCCTCGCCTTCGTTCTTCATTCCCGTTGCGCACGCCGCCGACGATGCGATGCGCGTGGGCGTGCTGATTCCCGGTTCGAAGACCGACAAGGGCTGGATGGAGTCGGGCTATGACGGCGTCGTGGCCGCGCAGAAAGAGTTCGGCCCGAAGCTGAAGACGCAGGTCATCGAGAACATCAATTACGCGGACATGGAGCAGGCGCTCACGAATCTCGCGAGCCGGAACCAGCTGGTGATCGGCATCGGCGGACAGACGCAGGCTGCCGTGCTGAAGATCGCAAAGCGCTTCCCCAATGTGAAGTTCTCGATTGTCGGCGGCAACAAGGGCGACAACATGCCGCCGAATGTGGCCGGGTACGACGTGAAGCAGGCTGAAATCGCATTCGTCGCGGGCGCGGCGGCCGCGATGCTGTCGAAGAACGGCGCGGTGAGCTATGTCGGCGGCATGGAGATTCCGTCTATCGTCAACGCGGGCAAGGAGTTCGGCAACGGTGCGCGCTACGTGAACCCGAAGGTGAAGTACTTCGAGAGCTATACGGGCGACTTCGACAACGTCGCGAAAGCGCGTGAAGCGACCGCCGCTGCCGTCGCGCAGGGCGCCGACGTGCATTACCACATTCTCAATCTCGGTTTGCGCGGGCTGGAGCAGGCAGCCAAGGAGAAGAACACGCATATCATCGGCAGCTATACGGACCGTTGCGGCAGCGATCCGCTGTACGTCGGGTACAGCATTACGGGCGTCGGCTATCAGGCGCAGTACGCGATCGAGCAGCTGGAGAAGGGGCAATGGCAGCCGGGCTACAAGGCGTTCGGCCTCGCGATGGGCCCCAAGGCCTCCGGCATGGTGATCTGCAAATCGACGCCCGCGATGGATGCGAAGCTCAAGCAGATCGAAGAGGACATCCTGAGCGGCAAGATCAAGGTTTCCGAAGGATGAGCGCGCTCGCTGCTGCCGCCGCCCGCGCCGAGCCGATTCTCTCGCTGACGGATATCGGCAAGCGCTTTGGCTCGTTTACCGCGCTCGAACGCGTATCGCTCGACCTGATGCCGGGCGATGTGCACTGTCTGCTCGGCGAAAACGGCGCGGGCAAGTCGACGCTGTGCAACGTGATCTTCGGCGTTCATCAGCCGGATGCGGGCGCGATGCATGTGAATGGCGCGCCCTATCGGCCGAAGAATCCGCGCGAGGCGCTGGCGCACGGCATCGCGATGGTGCATCAGCACTTCAGTCTCGTCGACGACGCGAGCGTGCTCGACAACCTGCTGCTCGGCCAGGCACGCGGCTGGCTCAACCGTCAGCGCGAGGCGGCGCGGCTGCGCGAAGTGCTGGAGAGTGTCGGGCTGACGTTGCAGCTCGATGCGAAGGTCGCGGATCTGTCCGTGGGCGAGCGGCAGCGCATCGAAATCGTCAAGTGCCTGATGCGCGAACCGCGTCTTCTGCTGCTCGACGAGCCGACGGCCGTGCTGCTGCCCGCCGAGATCGACGCCTTGCTCGACACCTGCGAGCGTGTCGCGAAGCGGGGCTGCGCCGTGGTGCTGGTCACGCACAAGCTGAAGGAGATCTGCCGGATCGCCACGCGTGCGACGGTGTTGCAGGCGGGCCGGGTGGTGGCGTGTTCGGCGGCGCCATCGGCGGAGATTGACCGGCTCGTGCACGCGATGATCCATCGTCCGGATCGCGAGTCCGGTGAGGCGGACGACGATATGGCAAGCCGCCTGTCGCTTGCGGAATCGCGCTCGCCGTATTCGCGGCCGCTGACGGAAGAAGTGCTGCAGATCGACGGACTGAGCGCGCGCGATGCCGAAGGCGTCACACGCCTCGAGCATTGCACGCTCGTCGTGAATCGCGGCGAGATCGTCGGCATAGCGGGCGTGGAAGGTAACGGGCAAAGCGAACTCGGTGCGGTGCTGGCGGGCATGGCGAGCGCGTCCTCGGGACGCTTCTTCATTGCGGGGCGTGACATGACGCATGCGAGCCCGCGCGGACTGACGCAGGCGGGCGTGGGCATCGTGCCCGAAGTTCGTCACGCGGTGGGCTGCGTGACGGGCATGAGTGTCGCCGACAACCTGTTGCTCAATCATCTGGATCGCTACACGCGCGCCGGCTTTCTGCGCCGCCGTGCGATGCGTGCCGCCGCGCTGGATCTGATGCGGCGCTTCGACGTGCGGGCAAGCGGGCCCGACGCGCTGTTCGGCGGGCTGTCCGGCGGCAATCAGCAGAAGGCCGTGCTGGCGCGCGAACTGACGCTCGATCCGCTGCTGTTCCTGCTCGCCGCGCAGCCGACGCGCGGACTCGATGTCGGCGCGGTCGCCGCCGTGTACTCGCACATCCGCGCCGCGCGCGATCGCGGCGCGGGCGTGTTGCTGATTTCCTCCGAACTGGACGAACTGATGAGCGTCGCCGATCGTATCGTCGTGCTGTATCGCGGCCGCATCATGGGCACCTGCACGCCCGAGGCGAGCAATCGCGGCCGCATCGGCGCATGGATGGCGGGCGCTGGAGAACCTGCATGAATCCGCATATGAAGTCGCAGACCTTGTTCGGCGCCGCGCCCGGCGCGCAAGGCTGGCGCACGCGTTTGCCGCATTGGCGCGTCGCCGGCGTGATCGCAGCGGCCGTCTTCGTCGCGATGCTTGCCGCGCTGCTGTTGATCGCGCTGATGGGCGTGCCCGTCGGCGATGCGCTCGCGGCCTTTGCCGACGGCGCGTGGGGCTCGCCGTATGCGATCGGCGCGTCGATCAATCGCAGCCTCGCGTTCGCGCTCGTCGGCACGGGCTTCGTGATCGCGAACCGCGCGAAGCTCACCAACGTGGGCGGCGAAGGACAGATCGCGATCGGCGGCATCGTCGCGACAGCGTTGAGTCTTTACGGCGGTTGCGCGCACCTGCCGCTGGGCCTGTCGTTCATCGTGCCGATGCTGGGCGCGGCGATGGCGGGCGCGGTGTGGGGCGGCGTGCCCGGCGTGCTGAAAGCGAAGGCCGGCACCAATGAAGTGATCAGCACCTTGTTGCTGTCGTTCATCGCCGTGTGGCTGCTCTACTGGTGCGTGCAGAGCGAAGCCTTGCTGCGCCAGCCGATGAGCAACGCGGCGACCTTGCCCGAATCGCTCGAAATCCCCGACTTGACCAAGCTCCCGGCGATCTTCGCCGCGAGCGGCATGAACCTCAACATCGGCCTGCCGGTGAGCGTCGCGCTCGCGTTCGCGTCGGCGATTCTTCTCACGCGCACGCCCTTCGGACTGTCGTTGCGCGCCGCGGGCCTCAATGCGATCGCGGCAAAACGCGCGGGCTTGCCGATCACCTCGTCGATCGTGGGCGCGCTCGCGCTCGCCGGTGCGTTCAGCGGCCTCGCAGGCGCACTGATGCTGCAAGGCGACCAGTACTCGCTGAAAGCAGGCTTCTCGTCGGGCTACGGCTTCGACGGCCTGGTGGTCGGCCTGCTCGCGCGCGGTTCGATCACGGGCGTGTTCGCGGCGGCACTGCTGTTCGGCTTTCTGCGCTCGGGCGGCATCAACATGGAGATGATCGCGCAGGTGCCGTCGGCGCTCGTGCTGATCGTGCAGGGCATCGTCACGATCGCGCTGGCGGGCGGCGCGATGTGGCTCGACAGGGGAGACGCACGGCAATGAATCTCGAACTTCTCGCGGTATTCGCCGGCGCGTCGATCCGGCTCGCTGCGCCGATGATGCTTGCCTCGACGGGCGAACTCGTGAGCGAGCGCGCGGGCGTGCTCAACATGAGCGTCGAAGGGATGATGCTGACGGGCGCATTTCTCGGCGCGACGTTCTCGTGGCTCACGGGCAATCCCGCCATCGGTTTGTTGTGCGGCATGCTCGGCGTGATTCCGCTTGCGCTGCTGCAGGCCTTTCTCAGCGTGACGATGCGCGCGAACCAGATTGTGACGGGCATCGGCATCAACATTCTGGCGCTCGGTGGCACCACGCTGGCTTACCGGAAGATTTTCGGCGAGCGGTCGAGCGCGGTGATCCCGGGGCTCGCGCATTGGTCGCCGCCCGTGCTCGGCAAGATTCCCGTGCTCGGCGAGCCGGTCTTCGGGCAAGTCTGGCTGCTCTATGCGGGGCTTGCCGTGCTGATCGGCACATCCGTCGTGATGCGGCGCACGGCCCTGGGCGTCGCGCTGCATGCGACGGGCGTCGCGCCTCGCGCGGTCGATCAGTCGGGACTCGGCGTCGCGCGTATCCGCTACGGCGCCGTGGTGTTTTCGGGTGTGATGTCGGCGGCGGCGGGCTGCTTCCTGTCGATCGGCGATATTCACACGTTCACGGAAGGCATGACCAATGGCGCAGGTTATCTGGCGATTGCCGCGATCATCTTCGGCAACTGGAAGGTCGGCCGCACCGCGCTAGCGTGCCTGCTATTCGGGGCGGCGACGGCCATGCAATTCCAGCTGCCGATGTTCGGCCTGCATGTGCCAACGGCGCTGCTGATCATGCTGCCGTATCTGCTCGCGCTGGTGGCCGTGGCCGGCCTGATTGGCCGCCAGTCCGCGCCGCCCGCGCTCACCCAGCCGTTCCGGCGCTGACACAGCGCGAGCGCCCGGGGCGCGGCAGAGTACCATAGCGATTCGCCGCGCCATCTTCCAACTTTCATCGATACCATGCCACGCAACGCCTCTGCATCCAGCGCACATCCCCGGGAGACGAAGGAAGCGCCTACGCGTCGACAGCAGCTTGCGGCGAAGACGCGCGAGCGCATCTTCCGGATCGCGATCAAGGAGTTCGCCGACAAAGGCTTCAGCGGCGCGCGCGTCGAAGGCATCGCGAGCCGCGCGAAGGTCAACATCCGCATGATCTATCACTACTTCGGCGGTAAGGAGATGCTGTACGTCGAAGTGCTGGAGCATGTGCTCGCGCGGCTGCGCGAAGCCGAACTCACCGTTGCGCTGGATGTGCAGACGGTCGAACCCGTAGCGGGCATCGTTCAGCTTTACGATTTCATCGAGGGGCACTTCGCCGCGCACCCTGAACTGCTATGTCTGCTGTCGTGGGAGAACCTCAACCGCGCGCGCTACCTCAAACGCTCGAAGGCCATTCCGGAGATGTCGTCGCCCGTGCTCGACAAGCTGCGGACCCTGCTCAAGCGCGGCGAGGCCGCGCGCACGCTGCGCAAGGGGATCGACCCGCTTCACATGTACGTG includes:
- a CDS encoding D-alanyl-D-alanine carboxypeptidase family protein translates to MKNYLGALLVASAPFLAWAETPFLHSRSAIVYDVARDQVLLEKNADDARPIASLTKLMTAMVVLDSALSMRDTLTVNDDDIDRLKHSGSRIPIGASLERGELLRLALMSSENRAASALSRAFPGGQPAFIRKMNEKARAMHMANTHFDDPTGLSPDNSSTARDVVKMAAAAAHYPLIGEYTTLLRYEEAIGTRTRFYHNTDPIVRLADWDVLVAKTGYIREAGRCIVVDANMPNGEVMIALLGAQTSRARSADLVTIRRWLNGDETPVVEPRYHTSVRLHHLHPMLAHSHRVGVRFTSYGTGSGSAHRQTVKHHAGKREHHSPVAT
- a CDS encoding WD40/YVTN/BNR-like repeat-containing protein codes for the protein MSDRLLVATRKGLFVLQADGKGGWKLGEPYFVGEPVSMVLPDPRDGSLYAALNLGHFGVKLHRRRAGMADWGECAVPVYPPQPAGETHTDDGPGASADTGADNVSAAAPSPPVPAWTLQQIWSLETGGPDEPGVLWAGTIPGGLFRSQDGGDTWALNRALWDRPERREWFGGGYDAPGIHSVMVDPRDSRHVTIGVSCGGVWQTLDGGATWRLTAVGMEADYMPPERRGDANVQDPHRVVQCAANPDALWTQHHCAIFRSTDGAAHWQRIEAQPSSFGFAVAVHPREPDTAWFVPAVKDECRVPVDGRFVVTRTRDGGRTFDCFSRGLPPAPAYDLVYRHGLAVDDSGIQLAMGSTTGSLWTSGDGGESWQLISAHLPPVYCVRFG
- the hpxZ gene encoding oxalurate catabolism protein HpxZ, with protein sequence MNDINRPDVLAEVNAAFDMYEQALVTNDVAMLDTLFFDSPHTLRYGATENLYGYDAIRAFRAARPGKGLARTVLARVVTTYGDSFAVANIEFRRGNEPRIGRQSQTWIRTQEGWRVVSAHVSWMDA
- a CDS encoding DUF4089 domain-containing protein; protein product: MASSFDTALDRYVDAALALHFPVLPAEAATQVKAQFARIAQLAAPVLAYPLDTNDEPAPVYRP
- a CDS encoding dihydrolipoamide acetyltransferase family protein, whose product is MKIFKLPDLGEGLQEAEIVEWHVESGEDIRADQPLVSVETAKAIVEIPSPHSGRIAKLFGKPGDIVHTGAPLVAFEGDGGEDADAGTVVGHMEVGRQAVEEAPAAPGSGTGAGPGAIKAIPAVRALARKLDIDLAMVAPSGPDGVVTAADVQRAAKLLAELEPPEVLRGVRRAMAQNMARAQSEVAAATVIDDADIHAWSPHTDVTIRLIRALVAGCRAERGLNAWFDGRMARRHVMEKIDVGIAVDLPDGLFVPVLRDVAHRDAAGLRAGLDRMRADIRARKIPPEEMRGNTITLSNFGMIAGKYAAPVVVPPTVAILGAGRIHDQVVAHEGVPAVHRILPLSLTFDHRVVTGGEAARFLAAVIQDLELAQ
- a CDS encoding MoaD/ThiS family protein, producing MAHIFFAASIQRHIATPEREIDARTLGEVLEAVFAEQPRLRGYILDDQGSLRRHLAIFVDGRPVRDRHHLSDALGEESRVYVVQALSGG
- a CDS encoding AtzE family amidohydrolase translates to MTPYSSGAESALSIARAYAQGAFSARELIEATLARIDAYDTQVNAFTTVTRERALAEADTLDARRASGHNLPPLAGVPFAAKNLFDISGVTTLAGSRVLAGAPPAAADATLVERLCAQGAILVGALNMDEFAYGFTTENHHAGPCRNPHDLTRSAGGSSGGSAAAVAAGFVPLTLGTDTNGSVRVPASLCGVFGVKPTYGRLSRHGTWPFVASLDHMGAFARSVDDLAAVYGALQGTDALDPACAQRGFESVDTLPGPLRVARLGGYFDTHANDDAREASHAAAHALSATHTVEYPDADAARGAAFLITAAEGGQLHMENLRTHYGAREPLSRDRLIAGALLPAAWIVQAQRVRAALRRRVLELFERYDVLIAPATPVVAPRIGEEFMEVNGERLAVRPNLGMLTQPVSCLGLPVVAAPMRTRGGLPVGVQLIAAPWREDLAFEAARRLEAARVAVSPLPPFSELAAHAGAQR